The nucleotide window TCAACACGCCCATATAGGCTTGATCGCGTCGTGGAGCCCAGGATTCTCTGTCCTGTGCCTGCAGCGCGGCATTTAAACCAGCAATAAGACCCTGCGCACCGGCTTCTTCATAGCCTGTTGTGCCGTTAATCTGGCCAGCAAAGAATAAGCCGTTAATCACTTTGGTTTCCAGAGATTGTTTCAGATCTCTTGGATCAAAGTAATCGTACTCGATCGCATAACCCGGGCGTGTGATATGCGCATTTTCAAACCCTTTAATTGACTGAACCAGGCGCTGCTGAACATCAAAAGGCAAGCTGGTTGAGATGCCATTAGGATAGATTTCAAAGGTATCTAGGCCCTCTGGTTCAACAAAAATTTGATGCGAGCCTTTGTCAGCAAAACGGACAATTTTATCTTCAATTGATGGGCAGTAGCGTGGTCCAACGCCTTCAATCACACCAGAATACATGGGTGAACGATCAAGCCCTGAACGAATAATCTCGTGGGTATTTTCGTTGGTATGTGTGATGTAACACGGAATTTGTTTTGGGTGATCAGAACGAGAACCCATGTAAGAAAATACCGGAGTCGGATTATCACCCGGCTGTTCCTGCATAACGGAAAAGTCGACGCTGTGGCTGGCTATACGTGGTGGTGTACCGGTTTTTAAGCGTTCAACTCGTAATGGCAATGCACGTAAGCGTTTAGCTAACGCGTTTGATGGAGGATCGCCTGCGCGACCGCCCTGGTAGTTATCCATACCAATATGAATTTGTCCCCCGAGGAATGTTCCTACGGTTAGCACCACGGTTTTTGCCGTAAATTTAAGACCCATTTGGGTAACAACGCCAGTAACGCGATCGTTCTCGACGATCAGATCATCACAACCTTGTTGGAATATTGACAGATTCGGCTGAGTTTCCAGTGCGTAGCGGATCGCTTGTTTGTAGAGCTGTCGGTCAGCCTGAGCTCTGGTTGCGCGCACTGCAGGACCTTTGGATGAATTCAGTGTTCTGAATTGAATTCCGGCTTTGTCAGCAGCTTTGGCCATAACGCCGCCAAGTGCATCGATCTC belongs to Idiomarina sp. PL1-037 and includes:
- the mnmG gene encoding tRNA uridine-5-carboxymethylaminomethyl(34) synthesis enzyme MnmG — its product is MSQQSQQHFDVIVVGGGHAGTEAALAAARLGVKTLLLTHNIDTLGQMSCNPAIGGIGKGHLVKEIDALGGVMAKAADKAGIQFRTLNSSKGPAVRATRAQADRQLYKQAIRYALETQPNLSIFQQGCDDLIVENDRVTGVVTQMGLKFTAKTVVLTVGTFLGGQIHIGMDNYQGGRAGDPPSNALAKRLRALPLRVERLKTGTPPRIASHSVDFSVMQEQPGDNPTPVFSYMGSRSDHPKQIPCYITHTNENTHEIIRSGLDRSPMYSGVIEGVGPRYCPSIEDKIVRFADKGSHQIFVEPEGLDTFEIYPNGISTSLPFDVQQRLVQSIKGFENAHITRPGYAIEYDYFDPRDLKQSLETKVINGLFFAGQINGTTGYEEAGAQGLIAGLNAALQAQDRESWAPRRDQAYMGVLIDDLSTLGTQEPYRMFTSRAEYRLLLREDNADMRLTEIGRNLGLVDDERWAAFNKKIESVEQEKQRLQTTWVHKDHASVEQINALVKSPVTKEVSGEELLRRPEIHYKDLALTDFFAPGLDDPLAAEQVEIQIKYAGYITRQQEEIAKQQRHENTLLPSPFDYAKIKGLSNEVIAKLNDHQPETVGKAARISGITPAAISMLLVHLKKQGLLRKSA